The Onthophagus taurus isolate NC chromosome 2, IU_Otau_3.0, whole genome shotgun sequence genome includes a window with the following:
- the LOC111427398 gene encoding cytoplasmic tRNA 2-thiolation protein 1: MPLCSAKCGKNAILKRPKTGDNLCKECFFEIFENEIHFTISRSKIFKPGSTVAIGASGGKDSTVLAYVLKLLNKKYDYGLNLVLLSIDEGITGYRDDSLKTVEKNKEDYEMPLKIMSYKDLYGWTMDEIVEKIGRKNNCTFCGVFRRQALDRGAQILNANYLVTGHNADDVAETVLMNILRGDLARLKRCTSIVTDSSGGDNIPRVKPLIYSYEKEIVMYAYFKKLVYFSTECVFAPNAYRGHARVLLKDLEKIDPAIIMNIIQSGQTLKIDEERKLPTLTRCERCNYVSSQPVCKACVLLEGLNKGLPRLGIGKSSRVNRHIQMNLKDNTNFKGNCYNGCSENCNNTDKNK; this comes from the exons atgCCTTTATGTAGTGCAAAATGTGGTAAAAATGCAATATTAAAG cGCCCAAAAACTGGTGATAATTTATGTAAGgaatgtttttttgaaatttttgaaaatgaaattcatTTTACAATATctcgttcaaaaatatttaaaccagGCTCAACGGTGGCTATTGGAGCTTCTGGTGGTAAAGACTCAACCGTTTTAGCTTAcgttttaaaactattaaacaaaaaatacgaCTACGGATTAAATTTGGTTCTTTTATCGATTGATGAAGGTATAACGGGTTATCGAGATGATAGTTTAAAAACCGTTGAAAAAAACAAGGAGGATTACGAGATGCCTTTGAAGATAATGTCATATAAAGATTTATATGGTTGGACGATGgatgaaattgttgaaaaaattgGTCGTAAAAATAATTGTACATTTTGTGGCGTTTTCCGTCGACAAGCTTTAGATCGTGGGGCTCAAATATTAAATGCAAATTATTTAGTGACTGGTCATAACGCTGACGATGTGGCTGAAACggttttaatgaatattttaagaGGAGATTTAGCACGATTAAAACGTTGCACCTCAATTGTAACGGATTCTTCTGGTGGTGATAATATTCCAAGAGTAAAACCTTTAATTTATAGTTACGAAAAAGAAATAGTAATGTACgcgtattttaaaaaactggtTTACTTTTCAACCGAATGCGTTTTCGCGCCAAACGCTTATAGAGGCCACGCTAGGGTTTTGTTAAAAGATCTCGAAAAAATCGATCCCGCAATTATTATGAATATCATCCAGTCAGgacaaacattaaaaattgatgaggAGAGAAAATTACCAACGTTGACAAGATGCGAAAGATGTAATTATGTTTCATCTCAACCCGTGTGTAAAGCTTGCGTTTTATTGGAAGGATTAAATAAGGGGTTGCCAAGGTTGGGAATAGGAAAATCAAGTCGTGTTAATCGACATATTCAAATGAATTTGAAAgataatacaaattttaaaggaaattgtTATAATGGTTGTAgtgaaaattgtaataatacagataaaaataaataa